One window of Flavobacterium ammonificans genomic DNA carries:
- a CDS encoding glyoxalase — MYSRDEFIHQFRGDVLGKTDNHSSIEEEFQNKTLRPILKLQNDLIIQVFKNYLNQNRIHFDTLSLDKKMNTIENAIAKDSQLQNTYKGLIIAFFTLEEYQIYSTVSSGLNKRIRSMLMERLQSQLQLF; from the coding sequence ATGTATTCAAGAGACGAGTTTATTCATCAATTTCGTGGGGATGTTTTAGGGAAAACTGATAATCATTCGTCTATTGAAGAAGAATTTCAAAATAAGACCTTGCGCCCGATTCTAAAGTTGCAAAACGATTTGATTATTCAAGTATTTAAAAATTACCTTAACCAAAACAGAATTCATTTTGACACTTTGTCTCTTGATAAAAAAATGAATACAATTGAGAATGCTATTGCTAAGGATAGCCAACTACAAAATACTTATAAGGGACTTATTATCGCTTTTTTTACTTTAGAGGAATACCAAATCTACAGCACTGTTTCATCTGGATTAAATAAACGAATTCGCTCCATGTTAATGGAACGGTTACAAAGTCAACTTCAATTATTCTAA
- a CDS encoding GMC oxidoreductase gives MNINTNLKEQNTYDAIVIGSGISGGWAAKELTEKGLRVLMLERGMNIEHITDYESAMKDPWEFKHAGKMTEEQKKTHPVQIRDYPYQEANEKWWVNDLECPYTEDKRFDWYRGFHVGGKSLMWGRQSYRFSDHNFEDNKRDGHGNDWPIRYKDIAPWYDYAEKFAGISGQNEGWPLLPDGQFLPPMDLNCVEKSVKERIEKHYNRERILTIGRTANLTVPHLGRGNCQYRNLCSRGCPFGAYFSTQSSTLPAAMATKKLTVRPYSIVNHIIYDKDTKKAKGVMVIDAETNETMEFYAKIVFVNGSTLGSTFILLNSTSEAHPNGLGNGSGQLGHNLMDHHFRCGAEGTAEGFEDKYTYGRRANGIYIPRYQNYGNDKRDYLRGFGYQGGASRGNWQADVAELAFGADFKNNMSKPADHWRMGLGGFGEMLPYYENKVYIDHSKKDKWGQPVLAIDCETKDNEAKMREDMMNDAAEMLEAAGLKNIQTYDNDYYPGMAIHEMGTARMGNDPKDSVLNKWNQMHEVSNVFVTDGSCMPSIACQNPSLTFMALTARAADYAVKELKKKNI, from the coding sequence GTGAATATTAATACGAATTTAAAAGAACAGAATACTTATGACGCGATTGTCATAGGTTCAGGTATTAGTGGAGGTTGGGCTGCTAAAGAGTTGACTGAAAAAGGATTACGTGTTTTGATGTTAGAGCGCGGAATGAACATTGAGCACATTACTGATTATGAATCAGCTATGAAAGATCCATGGGAATTCAAGCATGCAGGTAAAATGACTGAGGAACAAAAAAAGACTCATCCTGTACAAATTAGAGATTATCCGTATCAAGAAGCTAATGAAAAATGGTGGGTAAACGATTTAGAATGTCCGTACACTGAAGATAAACGTTTTGATTGGTATAGAGGATTTCATGTGGGTGGTAAATCATTGATGTGGGGACGTCAAAGTTACCGTTTTAGCGACCACAATTTTGAAGATAATAAAAGAGATGGACATGGAAATGACTGGCCAATTCGCTATAAAGATATTGCACCTTGGTATGATTATGCTGAAAAATTCGCAGGGATTAGTGGCCAAAACGAAGGTTGGCCTTTGTTACCTGACGGTCAATTTTTGCCTCCAATGGACTTAAATTGTGTTGAAAAATCAGTTAAAGAGCGAATTGAAAAACATTATAATAGAGAACGTATTTTGACAATTGGTCGTACAGCCAATTTAACTGTTCCTCACCTTGGAAGAGGAAATTGTCAATACCGTAACTTGTGTAGTAGAGGTTGTCCTTTTGGAGCGTACTTCAGTACACAATCGTCTACTTTGCCAGCAGCAATGGCAACAAAAAAATTAACTGTTAGACCCTACTCTATTGTAAATCATATCATTTATGATAAAGACACCAAAAAAGCAAAAGGTGTTATGGTCATTGATGCAGAGACAAATGAAACTATGGAATTTTATGCTAAAATCGTTTTTGTGAACGGTTCTACATTGGGTTCTACTTTTATATTATTAAATTCTACTTCAGAAGCTCATCCAAATGGATTAGGAAATGGAAGTGGACAATTAGGTCATAACTTAATGGATCACCATTTCCGTTGTGGAGCTGAAGGTACTGCTGAAGGATTTGAAGATAAATACACTTATGGACGTAGAGCAAATGGGATTTACATTCCACGTTACCAAAACTATGGTAATGACAAACGTGATTATTTAAGAGGTTTTGGTTACCAAGGTGGAGCAAGTCGTGGAAATTGGCAAGCTGATGTTGCAGAATTAGCTTTTGGAGCTGATTTCAAAAACAATATGTCAAAACCAGCAGATCATTGGAGAATGGGATTAGGTGGTTTTGGTGAAATGCTTCCATATTACGAAAACAAAGTATACATTGATCATTCTAAAAAAGACAAATGGGGTCAGCCGGTTTTAGCTATTGATTGTGAAACAAAAGATAACGAAGCTAAAATGCGTGAAGATATGATGAACGATGCAGCTGAAATGTTGGAAGCTGCTGGTTTGAAAAATATCCAAACCTATGATAACGATTACTATCCAGGAATGGCAATCCACGAAATGGGTACCGCTCGCATGGGTAATGATCCTAAAGATTCTGTATTAAACAAATGGAATCAAATGCATGAAGTAAGTAATGTATTTGTTACTGATGGATCTTGTATGCCTTCTATTGCATGCCAAAACCCTTCATTAACATTTATGGCCTTAACCGCTCGTGCAGCTGATTACGCAGTAAAAGAATTAAAGAAAAAAAATATCTAG
- a CDS encoding Gfo/Idh/MocA family protein codes for MTRKLRMGMVGGGQDAFIGAIHRLAANMDGLIELSCGALSINPEIAVASGKALFLPESRTYLTYEEMIKAEAALPADERIDFVTIVTPNFAHFAPAMMALDHGFNVVIEKPITFSLEEAKQLEQKLKETGLTLCLTHTYSGYPMVKQAKAMVREGKLGKIRKVWVEYPQGWLSKLSEREGNAQAAWRTDPKKSGKSSVMGDIGTHAAHLAEYITGSKITDICAELNTLVEGRVMDDDGAVLLKFDNGAKGVLMASQVAAGEENAVKIRVYGEKGGIEWLQHEPNSLIVKWLEEPMQILRAGSNYTHLSSFARHNCRTPGGHPEGYLEAFANIYRNFALTLGCKIDGTEPTPEMLDFPSIEDGLRGMAFIDNVVLSAQSDKKWTPNVL; via the coding sequence ATGACAAGAAAATTAAGAATGGGAATGGTCGGTGGTGGCCAAGATGCATTTATCGGAGCCATACATCGTTTGGCTGCCAATATGGATGGTTTAATTGAATTAAGTTGTGGTGCTCTAAGTATCAATCCTGAAATAGCAGTAGCATCAGGAAAAGCTTTGTTTCTTCCTGAATCAAGAACCTATTTAACCTATGAAGAAATGATCAAAGCGGAAGCGGCTTTACCAGCTGATGAGCGAATTGATTTTGTTACGATTGTAACTCCCAACTTTGCTCACTTCGCTCCTGCCATGATGGCTTTGGATCACGGATTTAATGTTGTAATCGAAAAACCAATTACGTTTTCTTTAGAGGAAGCTAAACAATTGGAACAAAAATTAAAAGAAACAGGATTAACTCTTTGTTTAACACATACCTACTCTGGTTACCCAATGGTAAAACAAGCCAAAGCGATGGTTAGAGAAGGAAAATTAGGTAAAATTCGTAAGGTTTGGGTAGAATATCCTCAAGGATGGTTAAGTAAATTATCCGAAAGAGAAGGTAACGCTCAAGCAGCTTGGAGAACTGATCCTAAAAAATCTGGAAAAAGCTCAGTTATGGGTGATATCGGAACTCATGCAGCTCATTTAGCAGAATACATTACAGGTTCAAAAATTACTGACATCTGTGCTGAATTGAATACTTTAGTCGAAGGACGTGTAATGGATGATGATGGTGCTGTTTTATTGAAATTTGACAATGGTGCTAAAGGTGTTTTAATGGCTTCTCAAGTTGCTGCTGGTGAAGAAAATGCAGTTAAAATTAGAGTGTATGGTGAAAAAGGCGGCATCGAATGGTTACAACATGAGCCCAACTCTTTAATTGTAAAATGGTTAGAAGAACCAATGCAAATTTTAAGAGCAGGTTCGAATTATACTCATTTATCTTCTTTTGCCAGACACAATTGTAGAACTCCAGGTGGACATCCAGAAGGATATTTGGAAGCTTTTGCCAATATCTATAGAAATTTTGCATTGACATTAGGATGCAAAATAGATGGTACCGAGCCTACACCAG
- a CDS encoding gluconate 2-dehydrogenase subunit 3 family protein codes for MERREALKRVAYLMGGAISATTMGVLFESFTVLDKSKMVNFSASDEAILTEFAEIIIPTTSACPGAKAAGLGAFIPMMIQDCYPANLQELFSAGLKSMDDKCFAKFGKNFVASSEQERTTIVTELRDEAVVNKRKPSFFTIARDLTILGYYSSEIGCTQAREYVAIPGKYDGSAPLEPGQKAWATS; via the coding sequence ATGGAAAGAAGGGAAGCACTAAAAAGAGTTGCCTATTTAATGGGAGGAGCCATTTCAGCAACAACAATGGGCGTTTTATTTGAAAGTTTTACAGTTTTAGATAAATCTAAAATGGTTAACTTTTCAGCATCAGACGAAGCAATTCTTACTGAATTTGCAGAGATTATTATTCCAACGACTTCAGCTTGTCCAGGTGCAAAAGCAGCTGGTTTAGGAGCATTTATTCCAATGATGATTCAGGATTGTTATCCTGCTAATTTGCAAGAACTCTTTTCAGCTGGATTAAAGTCTATGGATGACAAATGTTTTGCAAAGTTTGGTAAAAACTTTGTTGCTTCATCTGAACAAGAAAGAACAACTATAGTTACGGAATTAAGAGATGAAGCTGTAGTAAATAAAAGAAAACCATCTTTCTTTACTATTGCTAGGGATTTAACTATTTTAGGATACTACTCTTCTGAAATTGGTTGTACTCAAGCACGTGAATATGTTGCTATTCCTGGAAAATATGATGGAAGTGCACCTCTTGAACCGGGTCAAAAAGCTTGGGCTACTTCTTAA
- a CDS encoding DUF3817 domain-containing protein has protein sequence MLKLFKIIAFLEGASLLLLLFFAMPMKYYFQEPIFVKIIGMAHGVLFVAYIILAIMAKIELNWSFKKTGMICLASVVPFGTFYVEKKYLS, from the coding sequence ATGTTGAAGTTATTTAAAATTATTGCTTTTTTAGAAGGGGCTTCCCTCCTGCTATTGTTGTTTTTTGCGATGCCAATGAAATATTATTTTCAAGAACCAATTTTTGTCAAAATTATAGGAATGGCACACGGGGTTTTGTTCGTGGCATATATTATTTTAGCCATAATGGCAAAAATTGAATTGAATTGGTCATTTAAAAAGACGGGTATGATTTGTTTGGCGTCTGTAGTACCTTTTGGAACTTTTTATGTTGAGAAAAAATATTTAAGCTAA